A genomic window from Bicyclus anynana chromosome 11, ilBicAnyn1.1, whole genome shotgun sequence includes:
- the LOC112049547 gene encoding ribonuclease Z, mitochondrial isoform X3 codes for MPKPNSSRIAEAQRQRQHISKKSEKYAPSTVYLQVLGSGARGAPNALYLFTDQKRYLFNCGEGTQRLAHEHKVKLSRLDHIFITNKTWRNLGGLPGLSLTLQDVGVPKITLHGPEGLDELYNATRRFVIMKDMNVVMAKCNSSKDYEDSVMTVKYVLIGAQDNILSTEPKPAKKQKLEEKTPVEFEEFIHDDTDYYKKETGRAPDHRNNQVKPKPKPNNCDKAYLKKKTEKVLEELQKQNCSTVAYICILKKRLGTLDLEKCVEFGVKPGPLLGQLKSGHDVLLPDGKIVLSKDVKTPDDPGPVFIVLEVQDLTNFNEAEFSAHFDDGKNPRENIPTVIVHYTPPHIVSHPTYRAFMAKFGPTPRHVAMNSQNSCLGSEAVHRTQHRLHLLHADMFPLLRDASVPALWTPGAAPHADSPERLKALEELKNKIAVAQFQNLIRMEGASGGDAALSDGDKLELVSARTLTTFHLRPKKELDRSSEPKLHIQDYIQETMGADGFVASLEKFRSLADSARYAKSNSEEYPRVVFLGTGSCIPSKTRNTSAIVIHVDEHRSILLDCGEGTFGQLVRFYGTKQVNHFLRKLKAIYISHLHADHHIGLIGVLQARRQAFEELESNKPMKPVYLLAPGQIVTWLSIYDHQFEPIRDDFTLIPNQSLLASNFDNPNPELTSAVLASMGVQDIKTCLVSHCPNAFGVAIDVNQSYKVTYSGDTIPCDELVKIGKDSTLLIHEATMEDELSDEARIKMHSTTSQAIDVGKRMGAQYTVLTHFSQRYARLPRLNAHILNDNSVGIAFDNMQITTSDLELLPHMYAPLQLMFAEHCVEMELKAQNRARQKQRTASPTMPSSGSIQNHTTDNNMNIDNTDNITTDLQHTTDSNSTVTGKNDDAIFTDANATDSKGKHRQNITDNCVR; via the exons ATGCCGAAGCCCAACTCTAGTAGGATAGCAGAGGCGCAACGCCAACGTCAACACATTTCCAAAAAGTCTGAGAAATATGCTCCCAGCACTGTGTATTTGCAAGTGTTGGGTTCTGGGGCAAGAGGTGCACCCAACGCTCTTTACCTATTCACAGATCAAAAGAG ATACCTGTTCAACTGTGGAGAAGGTACTCAGAGGCTGGCACATGAACACAAAGTGAAATTGTCCAGACTTGATCACATCTTCATCACTAATAAGACCTGGAGGAATCTTGGTGGTCTACCAGGTCTCTCACTGACACTGCAAGATGTTGGTGTACCGAAGATTACACTGCATGGACCAGAAGGTTTG GATGAATTATACAATGCAACCAGAAGGTTTGTTATAATGAAAGACATGAATGTTGTGATGGCAAAGTGCAACAGTTCCAAGGATTATGAGGACAGTGTGATGACTGTCAAATATGTCCTTAT TGGAGCTCAAGACAACATCCTGTCGACTGAGCCCAAGCCAGCAAAGAAGCAAAAGCTTGAAGAGAAGACACCAGTAGAGTTTGAAGAGTTCATACACGACGACACAGACTATTACAAAAAAGAGACTGGGCGTGCACCAGATCATAGGAATAACCAAGTAAAGCCGAAACCAAAACCTAATAATTGTGATAAAG CTTACTTAAAGAAAAAGACAGAGAAGGTTCTGGAAGAACTTCAAAAACAGAACTGCTCAACTGTTGCTTACATCTGCATTTTGAag aAGCGCTTAGGTACACTAGACCTGGAGAAATGTGTGGAGTTTGGTGTGAAGCCAGGCCCTTTGTTGGGGCAGCTGAAAAGCGGCCATGATGTGCTGTTGCCAGATGGAAAAATTGTTCTATCCAAAGATGTGAAAACTCCAGATGACCCTGGCCCTGTATTTATTG TGCTCGAAGTGCAAGACCTAACGAACTTCAACGAGGCGGAGTTCTCTGCGCATTTCGACGACGGCAAGAACCCGCGCGAGAACATCCCTACTGTCATAGTGCACTACACACCGCCGCACATTGTCAGCCATCCGAC CTATCGCGCGTTCATGGCCAAGTTCGGGCCGACGCCGCGGCACGTGGCGATGAACAGCCAGAACTCGTGCCTGGGCTCGGAGGCGGTGCACCGCACGCAGCACCGGCTGCACCTGCTGCACGCGGACATGTTCCCGCTGCTGCGCGACGCGAGCGTGCCCGCGCTGTGGACGCCGGGCGCGGCGCCACACGCCGACTCGCCCGAGCGGCTGAAGGCGTTGGAGGAGCTCAAGAATAAG ATCGCGGTGGCACAGTTCCAGAATCTCATTAGGATGGAGGGCGCGAGCGGCGGAGACGCGGCGCTGAGCGACGGGGACAAACTCGAGCTGGTGTCGGCGCGAACTCTCACTACCTTCCATTTGCGACCGAAGAAGGAACTTGATAG GTCGTCCGAGCCGAAGCTCCACATACAAGACTACATCCAAGAGACAATGGGCGCGGATGGGTTTGTAGCCAGCTTGGAGAAGTTCCGCAGCCTCGCGGACAGCGCGCGTTACGCTAAGAGCAACTCGGAGGAGTATCCTCGGGTGGTGTTCCTGGGAACCGGGTCCTGCATACCCAGCAAGACGAGGAACACTAGCGCCATTGTGATACATGTCGA TGAGCACCGGTCCATCCTGCTGGACTGTGGCGAGGGCACGTTCGGGCAGCTGGTACGCTTCTACGGCACCAAGCAAGTCAACCACTTCCTGAGGAAGCTGAAAGCTATCTACATATCGCATCTCCATGCCGACCACCATATtg GTTTGATCGGAGTACTGCAAGCTCGACGGCAGGCGTTTGAAGAGTTGGAGTCAAACAAGCCAATGAAGCCTGTGTACCTGCTGGCTCCGGGGCAGATAGTCACGTGGCTGTCCATATATGACCACCAGTTTGAGCCCATCCGAGACGACTTCACACTTATACCTAATCAGAGTTTG CTCGCGTCAAACTTCGACAACCCAAACCCGGAGCTGACGTCAGCAGTGCTGGCCAGCATGGGCGTGCAAGACATCAAGACGTGCCTCGTGTCACACTGCCCCAACGCCTTCGGGGTGGCGATAGACGTGAACCAGTCCTACAAGGTCACGTACTCTGGTGACACCATACCTTGCGACGAGCTTGTTAAGATTG GTAAAGACTCAACGCTTCTAATCCACGAAGCGACAATGGAGGACGAGTTGTCCGACGAGGCGCGCATCAAGATGCACTCGACCACGTCGCAGGCCATCGACGTGGGCAAGCGCATGGGCGCGCAGTACACGGTGCTGACGCACTTCAGCCAGCGGTACGCGCGCCTGCCGCGCCTCAACGCGCACATACTCAACGACAATAGCGTCGGGATCGCCTTTGACAACATGCAG ATTACAACGAGCGACTTAGAACTCCTCCCTCACATGTACGCACCGTTGCAGCTGATGTTCGCGGAACATTGCGTCGAAATGGAACTAAAGGCGCAAAACAGGGCGCGTCAGAAGCAACGGACAGCTTCCCCAACCATGCCCTCTTCCGGTAGCATTCAGAACCATACCACAGATAATAACATGAACATAGACAACACAGATAACATAACCACTGATTTACAACACACCACAGATAGTAATTCAACTGTCACTGGAAAAAATGATGACGCAATTTTTACAGATGCAAATGCAACAGATTCAAAAGGAAAACATAGACAAAATATAACAGATAACTGTGTTAGATAG
- the LOC112049547 gene encoding ribonuclease Z, mitochondrial isoform X2: MYGKHSLFRKVVRINSIRCYTKENKKLLEFLANMPKPNSSRIAEAQRQRQHISKKSEKYAPSTVYLQVLGSGARGAPNALYLFTDQKRYLFNCGEGTQRLAHEHKVKLSRLDHIFITNKTWRNLGGLPGLSLTLQDVGVPKITLHGPEGLDELYNATRRFVIMKDMNVVMAKCNSSKDYEDSVMTVKYVLIGAQDNILSTEPKPAKKQKLEEKTPVEFEEFIHDDTDYYKKETGRAPDHRNNQVKPKPKPNNCDKAYLKKKTEKVLEELQKQNCSTVAYICILKKRLGTLDLEKCVEFGVKPGPLLGQLKSGHDVLLPDGKIVLSKDVKTPDDPGPVFIVLEVQDLTNFNEAEFSAHFDDGKNPRENIPTVIVHYTPPHIVSHPTYRAFMAKFGPTPRHVAMNSQNSCLGSEAVHRTQHRLHLLHADMFPLLRDASVPALWTPGAAPHADSPERLKALEELKNKFQNLIRMEGASGGDAALSDGDKLELVSARTLTTFHLRPKKELDRSSEPKLHIQDYIQETMGADGFVASLEKFRSLADSARYAKSNSEEYPRVVFLGTGSCIPSKTRNTSAIVIHVDEHRSILLDCGEGTFGQLVRFYGTKQVNHFLRKLKAIYISHLHADHHIGLIGVLQARRQAFEELESNKPMKPVYLLAPGQIVTWLSIYDHQFEPIRDDFTLIPNQSLLASNFDNPNPELTSAVLASMGVQDIKTCLVSHCPNAFGVAIDVNQSYKVTYSGDTIPCDELVKIGKDSTLLIHEATMEDELSDEARIKMHSTTSQAIDVGKRMGAQYTVLTHFSQRYARLPRLNAHILNDNSVGIAFDNMQITTSDLELLPHMYAPLQLMFAEHCVEMELKAQNRARQKQRTASPTMPSSGSIQNHTTDNNMNIDNTDNITTDLQHTTDSNSTVTGKNDDAIFTDANATDSKGKHRQNITDNCVR; the protein is encoded by the exons ATGTACGGTAAACACAGTCTGTTTAGAAAAGTAGTTAGAATAAATAGCATACGCTGTTACACGAAAGAGAATAAGAAGCTGTTGGAATTTTTAGCCAACATGCCGAAGCCCAACTCTAGTAGGATAGCAGAGGCGCAACGCCAACGTCAACACATTTCCAAAAAGTCTGAGAAATATGCTCCCAGCACTGTGTATTTGCAAGTGTTGGGTTCTGGGGCAAGAGGTGCACCCAACGCTCTTTACCTATTCACAGATCAAAAGAG ATACCTGTTCAACTGTGGAGAAGGTACTCAGAGGCTGGCACATGAACACAAAGTGAAATTGTCCAGACTTGATCACATCTTCATCACTAATAAGACCTGGAGGAATCTTGGTGGTCTACCAGGTCTCTCACTGACACTGCAAGATGTTGGTGTACCGAAGATTACACTGCATGGACCAGAAGGTTTG GATGAATTATACAATGCAACCAGAAGGTTTGTTATAATGAAAGACATGAATGTTGTGATGGCAAAGTGCAACAGTTCCAAGGATTATGAGGACAGTGTGATGACTGTCAAATATGTCCTTAT TGGAGCTCAAGACAACATCCTGTCGACTGAGCCCAAGCCAGCAAAGAAGCAAAAGCTTGAAGAGAAGACACCAGTAGAGTTTGAAGAGTTCATACACGACGACACAGACTATTACAAAAAAGAGACTGGGCGTGCACCAGATCATAGGAATAACCAAGTAAAGCCGAAACCAAAACCTAATAATTGTGATAAAG CTTACTTAAAGAAAAAGACAGAGAAGGTTCTGGAAGAACTTCAAAAACAGAACTGCTCAACTGTTGCTTACATCTGCATTTTGAag aAGCGCTTAGGTACACTAGACCTGGAGAAATGTGTGGAGTTTGGTGTGAAGCCAGGCCCTTTGTTGGGGCAGCTGAAAAGCGGCCATGATGTGCTGTTGCCAGATGGAAAAATTGTTCTATCCAAAGATGTGAAAACTCCAGATGACCCTGGCCCTGTATTTATTG TGCTCGAAGTGCAAGACCTAACGAACTTCAACGAGGCGGAGTTCTCTGCGCATTTCGACGACGGCAAGAACCCGCGCGAGAACATCCCTACTGTCATAGTGCACTACACACCGCCGCACATTGTCAGCCATCCGAC CTATCGCGCGTTCATGGCCAAGTTCGGGCCGACGCCGCGGCACGTGGCGATGAACAGCCAGAACTCGTGCCTGGGCTCGGAGGCGGTGCACCGCACGCAGCACCGGCTGCACCTGCTGCACGCGGACATGTTCCCGCTGCTGCGCGACGCGAGCGTGCCCGCGCTGTGGACGCCGGGCGCGGCGCCACACGCCGACTCGCCCGAGCGGCTGAAGGCGTTGGAGGAGCTCAAGAATAAG TTCCAGAATCTCATTAGGATGGAGGGCGCGAGCGGCGGAGACGCGGCGCTGAGCGACGGGGACAAACTCGAGCTGGTGTCGGCGCGAACTCTCACTACCTTCCATTTGCGACCGAAGAAGGAACTTGATAG GTCGTCCGAGCCGAAGCTCCACATACAAGACTACATCCAAGAGACAATGGGCGCGGATGGGTTTGTAGCCAGCTTGGAGAAGTTCCGCAGCCTCGCGGACAGCGCGCGTTACGCTAAGAGCAACTCGGAGGAGTATCCTCGGGTGGTGTTCCTGGGAACCGGGTCCTGCATACCCAGCAAGACGAGGAACACTAGCGCCATTGTGATACATGTCGA TGAGCACCGGTCCATCCTGCTGGACTGTGGCGAGGGCACGTTCGGGCAGCTGGTACGCTTCTACGGCACCAAGCAAGTCAACCACTTCCTGAGGAAGCTGAAAGCTATCTACATATCGCATCTCCATGCCGACCACCATATtg GTTTGATCGGAGTACTGCAAGCTCGACGGCAGGCGTTTGAAGAGTTGGAGTCAAACAAGCCAATGAAGCCTGTGTACCTGCTGGCTCCGGGGCAGATAGTCACGTGGCTGTCCATATATGACCACCAGTTTGAGCCCATCCGAGACGACTTCACACTTATACCTAATCAGAGTTTG CTCGCGTCAAACTTCGACAACCCAAACCCGGAGCTGACGTCAGCAGTGCTGGCCAGCATGGGCGTGCAAGACATCAAGACGTGCCTCGTGTCACACTGCCCCAACGCCTTCGGGGTGGCGATAGACGTGAACCAGTCCTACAAGGTCACGTACTCTGGTGACACCATACCTTGCGACGAGCTTGTTAAGATTG GTAAAGACTCAACGCTTCTAATCCACGAAGCGACAATGGAGGACGAGTTGTCCGACGAGGCGCGCATCAAGATGCACTCGACCACGTCGCAGGCCATCGACGTGGGCAAGCGCATGGGCGCGCAGTACACGGTGCTGACGCACTTCAGCCAGCGGTACGCGCGCCTGCCGCGCCTCAACGCGCACATACTCAACGACAATAGCGTCGGGATCGCCTTTGACAACATGCAG ATTACAACGAGCGACTTAGAACTCCTCCCTCACATGTACGCACCGTTGCAGCTGATGTTCGCGGAACATTGCGTCGAAATGGAACTAAAGGCGCAAAACAGGGCGCGTCAGAAGCAACGGACAGCTTCCCCAACCATGCCCTCTTCCGGTAGCATTCAGAACCATACCACAGATAATAACATGAACATAGACAACACAGATAACATAACCACTGATTTACAACACACCACAGATAGTAATTCAACTGTCACTGGAAAAAATGATGACGCAATTTTTACAGATGCAAATGCAACAGATTCAAAAGGAAAACATAGACAAAATATAACAGATAACTGTGTTAGATAG
- the LOC112049547 gene encoding ribonuclease Z, mitochondrial isoform X1 — MYGKHSLFRKVVRINSIRCYTKENKKLLEFLANMPKPNSSRIAEAQRQRQHISKKSEKYAPSTVYLQVLGSGARGAPNALYLFTDQKRYLFNCGEGTQRLAHEHKVKLSRLDHIFITNKTWRNLGGLPGLSLTLQDVGVPKITLHGPEGLDELYNATRRFVIMKDMNVVMAKCNSSKDYEDSVMTVKYVLIGAQDNILSTEPKPAKKQKLEEKTPVEFEEFIHDDTDYYKKETGRAPDHRNNQVKPKPKPNNCDKAYLKKKTEKVLEELQKQNCSTVAYICILKKRLGTLDLEKCVEFGVKPGPLLGQLKSGHDVLLPDGKIVLSKDVKTPDDPGPVFIVLEVQDLTNFNEAEFSAHFDDGKNPRENIPTVIVHYTPPHIVSHPTYRAFMAKFGPTPRHVAMNSQNSCLGSEAVHRTQHRLHLLHADMFPLLRDASVPALWTPGAAPHADSPERLKALEELKNKIAVAQFQNLIRMEGASGGDAALSDGDKLELVSARTLTTFHLRPKKELDRSSEPKLHIQDYIQETMGADGFVASLEKFRSLADSARYAKSNSEEYPRVVFLGTGSCIPSKTRNTSAIVIHVDEHRSILLDCGEGTFGQLVRFYGTKQVNHFLRKLKAIYISHLHADHHIGLIGVLQARRQAFEELESNKPMKPVYLLAPGQIVTWLSIYDHQFEPIRDDFTLIPNQSLLASNFDNPNPELTSAVLASMGVQDIKTCLVSHCPNAFGVAIDVNQSYKVTYSGDTIPCDELVKIGKDSTLLIHEATMEDELSDEARIKMHSTTSQAIDVGKRMGAQYTVLTHFSQRYARLPRLNAHILNDNSVGIAFDNMQITTSDLELLPHMYAPLQLMFAEHCVEMELKAQNRARQKQRTASPTMPSSGSIQNHTTDNNMNIDNTDNITTDLQHTTDSNSTVTGKNDDAIFTDANATDSKGKHRQNITDNCVR; from the exons ATGTACGGTAAACACAGTCTGTTTAGAAAAGTAGTTAGAATAAATAGCATACGCTGTTACACGAAAGAGAATAAGAAGCTGTTGGAATTTTTAGCCAACATGCCGAAGCCCAACTCTAGTAGGATAGCAGAGGCGCAACGCCAACGTCAACACATTTCCAAAAAGTCTGAGAAATATGCTCCCAGCACTGTGTATTTGCAAGTGTTGGGTTCTGGGGCAAGAGGTGCACCCAACGCTCTTTACCTATTCACAGATCAAAAGAG ATACCTGTTCAACTGTGGAGAAGGTACTCAGAGGCTGGCACATGAACACAAAGTGAAATTGTCCAGACTTGATCACATCTTCATCACTAATAAGACCTGGAGGAATCTTGGTGGTCTACCAGGTCTCTCACTGACACTGCAAGATGTTGGTGTACCGAAGATTACACTGCATGGACCAGAAGGTTTG GATGAATTATACAATGCAACCAGAAGGTTTGTTATAATGAAAGACATGAATGTTGTGATGGCAAAGTGCAACAGTTCCAAGGATTATGAGGACAGTGTGATGACTGTCAAATATGTCCTTAT TGGAGCTCAAGACAACATCCTGTCGACTGAGCCCAAGCCAGCAAAGAAGCAAAAGCTTGAAGAGAAGACACCAGTAGAGTTTGAAGAGTTCATACACGACGACACAGACTATTACAAAAAAGAGACTGGGCGTGCACCAGATCATAGGAATAACCAAGTAAAGCCGAAACCAAAACCTAATAATTGTGATAAAG CTTACTTAAAGAAAAAGACAGAGAAGGTTCTGGAAGAACTTCAAAAACAGAACTGCTCAACTGTTGCTTACATCTGCATTTTGAag aAGCGCTTAGGTACACTAGACCTGGAGAAATGTGTGGAGTTTGGTGTGAAGCCAGGCCCTTTGTTGGGGCAGCTGAAAAGCGGCCATGATGTGCTGTTGCCAGATGGAAAAATTGTTCTATCCAAAGATGTGAAAACTCCAGATGACCCTGGCCCTGTATTTATTG TGCTCGAAGTGCAAGACCTAACGAACTTCAACGAGGCGGAGTTCTCTGCGCATTTCGACGACGGCAAGAACCCGCGCGAGAACATCCCTACTGTCATAGTGCACTACACACCGCCGCACATTGTCAGCCATCCGAC CTATCGCGCGTTCATGGCCAAGTTCGGGCCGACGCCGCGGCACGTGGCGATGAACAGCCAGAACTCGTGCCTGGGCTCGGAGGCGGTGCACCGCACGCAGCACCGGCTGCACCTGCTGCACGCGGACATGTTCCCGCTGCTGCGCGACGCGAGCGTGCCCGCGCTGTGGACGCCGGGCGCGGCGCCACACGCCGACTCGCCCGAGCGGCTGAAGGCGTTGGAGGAGCTCAAGAATAAG ATCGCGGTGGCACAGTTCCAGAATCTCATTAGGATGGAGGGCGCGAGCGGCGGAGACGCGGCGCTGAGCGACGGGGACAAACTCGAGCTGGTGTCGGCGCGAACTCTCACTACCTTCCATTTGCGACCGAAGAAGGAACTTGATAG GTCGTCCGAGCCGAAGCTCCACATACAAGACTACATCCAAGAGACAATGGGCGCGGATGGGTTTGTAGCCAGCTTGGAGAAGTTCCGCAGCCTCGCGGACAGCGCGCGTTACGCTAAGAGCAACTCGGAGGAGTATCCTCGGGTGGTGTTCCTGGGAACCGGGTCCTGCATACCCAGCAAGACGAGGAACACTAGCGCCATTGTGATACATGTCGA TGAGCACCGGTCCATCCTGCTGGACTGTGGCGAGGGCACGTTCGGGCAGCTGGTACGCTTCTACGGCACCAAGCAAGTCAACCACTTCCTGAGGAAGCTGAAAGCTATCTACATATCGCATCTCCATGCCGACCACCATATtg GTTTGATCGGAGTACTGCAAGCTCGACGGCAGGCGTTTGAAGAGTTGGAGTCAAACAAGCCAATGAAGCCTGTGTACCTGCTGGCTCCGGGGCAGATAGTCACGTGGCTGTCCATATATGACCACCAGTTTGAGCCCATCCGAGACGACTTCACACTTATACCTAATCAGAGTTTG CTCGCGTCAAACTTCGACAACCCAAACCCGGAGCTGACGTCAGCAGTGCTGGCCAGCATGGGCGTGCAAGACATCAAGACGTGCCTCGTGTCACACTGCCCCAACGCCTTCGGGGTGGCGATAGACGTGAACCAGTCCTACAAGGTCACGTACTCTGGTGACACCATACCTTGCGACGAGCTTGTTAAGATTG GTAAAGACTCAACGCTTCTAATCCACGAAGCGACAATGGAGGACGAGTTGTCCGACGAGGCGCGCATCAAGATGCACTCGACCACGTCGCAGGCCATCGACGTGGGCAAGCGCATGGGCGCGCAGTACACGGTGCTGACGCACTTCAGCCAGCGGTACGCGCGCCTGCCGCGCCTCAACGCGCACATACTCAACGACAATAGCGTCGGGATCGCCTTTGACAACATGCAG ATTACAACGAGCGACTTAGAACTCCTCCCTCACATGTACGCACCGTTGCAGCTGATGTTCGCGGAACATTGCGTCGAAATGGAACTAAAGGCGCAAAACAGGGCGCGTCAGAAGCAACGGACAGCTTCCCCAACCATGCCCTCTTCCGGTAGCATTCAGAACCATACCACAGATAATAACATGAACATAGACAACACAGATAACATAACCACTGATTTACAACACACCACAGATAGTAATTCAACTGTCACTGGAAAAAATGATGACGCAATTTTTACAGATGCAAATGCAACAGATTCAAAAGGAAAACATAGACAAAATATAACAGATAACTGTGTTAGATAG